From a single Pseudalkalibacillus hwajinpoensis genomic region:
- a CDS encoding HTH-type transcriptional regulator Hpr, with the protein MIEKQEISIQEAMIFSHRIGQLSKALWKSVERDWQEWLKPFDLNINEHHILSIAYHLDGSSISDIAKFGVMHVSTAFNFSKKLESRSLLTFSKKENDKRNTYVQLTKEGEQLLKETWKHYSPGRDSVLKASMPIRDLYGKFPEFTEMMCVIKGLYGEDFMEIFQKSFSKLESEFSRDQVEEENRPNPL; encoded by the coding sequence ATGATTGAAAAACAGGAGATATCCATTCAAGAAGCAATGATTTTCAGCCACAGAATTGGGCAATTGAGTAAAGCACTCTGGAAGTCTGTTGAGCGAGACTGGCAGGAATGGCTTAAGCCCTTTGACCTGAACATTAACGAGCACCACATTCTCTCAATTGCCTATCATCTTGACGGGTCTTCTATTTCTGACATTGCCAAGTTTGGTGTAATGCATGTCTCCACAGCATTTAACTTTTCAAAAAAGCTCGAATCGCGTTCTCTGCTTACCTTTTCGAAAAAAGAGAATGATAAACGGAATACATATGTACAACTTACAAAAGAAGGTGAGCAACTTCTCAAAGAGACCTGGAAACATTATTCACCCGGCCGTGACAGTGTCTTAAAGGCTTCCATGCCGATTCGAGACCTTTATGGTAAGTTCCCTGAGTTTACTGAGATGATGTGCGTTATAAAAGGCCTTTATGGTGAAGATTTCATGGAAATTTTCCAGAAGTCGTTTAGTAAACTTGAAAGTGAATTCTCTAGGGATCAGGTTGAGGAAGAAAACCGCCCTAATCCACTTTAA
- a CDS encoding DUF1878 family protein, with protein MESIHKRLDKIEFHMRLLAKMKGEGEYPFYRLAIEQGLTEEEVSAVYQLCIEVNAKMHEQIEEGLLSRSSLLTHFVGMLNMKLEPLSAIKALRAQEEHYHELMETLLRLSPYR; from the coding sequence ATGGAATCCATTCACAAACGCTTAGATAAAATAGAATTTCACATGCGTTTACTTGCTAAGATGAAAGGAGAAGGGGAGTACCCATTCTATCGCCTCGCGATTGAACAGGGACTTACAGAGGAAGAAGTGAGTGCAGTATACCAGCTGTGTATTGAAGTAAATGCAAAAATGCATGAACAGATTGAGGAGGGACTGCTAAGTCGATCCTCATTGCTCACACATTTTGTAGGGATGCTGAATATGAAGTTAGAGCCGCTCTCTGCAATTAAAGCATTGCGCGCTCAAGAAGAGCATTATCATGAACTGATGGAAACACTTTTGAGGCTTTCCCCTTACCGTTAA
- a CDS encoding DUF3267 domain-containing protein yields the protein MNCWKSIYLQREFGTHRLTIFSMLLTLLYFIAFYLVFSMLYPTTKHAIVPILPFLGSVAVLFPIHKIIHWLPLTIAGLKATMKLEKGIVMVPTMRCETCNPISRNLFLVAALSPAVIITGAAITAAIYLPTYVSFFSILAALNLGFSFSDFLYASQVLRAPKHAFVEDRSEGFHILIKQAS from the coding sequence ATGAATTGTTGGAAATCGATTTACCTACAGCGCGAGTTTGGGACACATCGTCTAACAATCTTCTCGATGCTATTAACATTATTATACTTTATTGCGTTTTATCTTGTATTCAGTATGTTATACCCGACAACAAAACATGCGATCGTACCTATTTTGCCTTTTCTAGGCTCAGTAGCTGTCCTTTTCCCGATTCATAAGATTATTCACTGGCTTCCTTTAACAATAGCCGGACTGAAAGCTACTATGAAATTAGAAAAAGGGATAGTGATGGTACCAACGATGCGCTGTGAGACATGCAACCCGATCTCACGTAATCTCTTTTTAGTTGCAGCACTTTCACCAGCTGTTATCATCACAGGTGCCGCAATAACTGCAGCGATTTACCTCCCAACCTATGTATCGTTCTTCTCAATCCTGGCAGCTTTAAACCTTGGATTTAGCTTTAGTGATTTTCTATATGCTTCTCAGGTGCTTCGTGCACCGAAACATGCTTTTGTAGAAGATCGAAGTGAGGGCTTCCATATCCTTATAAAGCAAGCCTCTTAA
- a CDS encoding YpmS family protein, with product MFKNRWKAAFLILLAAVILLFAGIVGFYQYYFPESEIAKLSDESSSEETFETTFSIQMKKDELNEIINRELEKYSEEQENIGYSVNLDELATFQGYVTIFDRKVDFFLKFEPQVQPNGDLLLKEESFQIGLLELPSDKVLSFIKKQASLPPEITIDADEGTIYMAVSDLELKNDMKLRARSFDLPNDEIIFDAYYPIN from the coding sequence ATGTTTAAAAACCGATGGAAGGCGGCCTTTCTTATTCTTTTAGCTGCTGTCATCCTTTTGTTTGCAGGAATAGTAGGATTCTACCAATACTATTTTCCTGAAAGTGAGATTGCCAAACTCTCTGATGAGAGTTCTTCAGAAGAGACCTTTGAAACAACATTTTCCATCCAGATGAAAAAAGATGAATTGAATGAGATCATTAATCGAGAGCTTGAAAAGTATAGTGAAGAGCAAGAAAACATCGGATATAGCGTTAATCTCGATGAGCTTGCAACATTTCAAGGATATGTGACGATTTTCGATCGTAAAGTTGACTTTTTTCTTAAATTTGAGCCACAGGTACAGCCAAATGGTGATCTTTTATTAAAGGAAGAGTCCTTTCAAATTGGTCTTCTTGAGTTGCCAAGTGATAAAGTGCTCTCCTTTATAAAAAAACAGGCCTCACTGCCGCCTGAAATAACGATTGATGCCGATGAAGGAACTATCTACATGGCCGTAAGCGATCTGGAGTTGAAGAATGACATGAAGCTAAGAGCGCGTTCATTCGATCTTCCAAATGATGAGATCATTTTTGATGCCTACTATCCTATTAACTAG
- a CDS encoding peptidylprolyl isomerase has translation MKKMFIMLSVFVAILAISACSNNAENSEVVVETSAGNVTKEEFYKAMKDQAGEAVLSDLVQTKILEDKYDVSDKEVEAELDKIKENFETDEQLEQALQSNGYKDIEQFKVDVRKQLLAQKAATEGVEVTDEKLKEFYEENKDLFTELEASHILVDDEKTAKEVKQKLDNGGVFAELAKEYSKDGSAENGGDLGIFKKGDMVAEFEEAAFALEEGEVSDIVQSQFGYHIIKLKKKTVMPFEEAKDQVKEQYMVQNAKDVPTVIDELIKDADVKVKDDQFKDLFKGEENTEEPAAEEEPATDEGTTESNE, from the coding sequence ATGAAAAAAATGTTCATTATGCTTTCTGTTTTCGTCGCAATTCTGGCGATATCTGCATGTAGCAACAATGCGGAGAATTCTGAAGTCGTTGTTGAGACAAGTGCTGGTAATGTTACGAAGGAAGAATTTTACAAGGCGATGAAAGACCAGGCTGGCGAAGCTGTGTTAAGTGATCTCGTACAAACTAAAATTCTTGAAGATAAATATGATGTTTCAGATAAAGAAGTTGAAGCAGAGCTTGATAAAATCAAAGAAAACTTCGAAACAGACGAACAGCTTGAACAAGCCCTTCAATCCAATGGATACAAAGACATTGAACAATTCAAAGTTGATGTACGTAAGCAGCTTCTTGCTCAGAAAGCCGCTACAGAAGGTGTAGAAGTTACAGACGAAAAACTCAAGGAATTCTATGAAGAAAATAAAGATCTCTTTACTGAGTTAGAAGCTAGCCACATTCTTGTCGATGATGAAAAAACAGCCAAAGAAGTTAAGCAGAAGCTTGACAATGGTGGGGTTTTTGCTGAACTTGCTAAAGAATATTCTAAAGATGGTTCTGCTGAAAATGGCGGCGATCTTGGGATTTTCAAGAAAGGGGATATGGTAGCTGAGTTTGAAGAGGCTGCCTTCGCATTAGAAGAAGGCGAAGTGAGTGATATTGTTCAATCTCAATTCGGTTATCACATCATTAAGCTAAAGAAAAAGACCGTTATGCCATTTGAAGAAGCGAAAGACCAGGTCAAGGAACAATACATGGTACAGAACGCAAAAGACGTTCCAACTGTCATTGATGAATTGATTAAAGACGCTGATGTTAAAGTAAAAGATGATCAATTCAAAGACCTCTTCAAAGGTGAGGAGAATACTGAAGAGCCGGCTGCTGAAGAAGAGCCAGCTACAGATGAAGGTACAACTGAATCGAATGAATAA
- a CDS encoding sporulation YhaL family protein, producing MRKGILIILGFLLILSVFQLTEVSSSISGFFSTFPWWLYFVLAGIIFSGYKTMQLTAEERKVDQIHIEEEGRVYVERMEKERERRKQRVTEH from the coding sequence TTGAGAAAAGGTATTCTAATCATTCTTGGCTTCTTACTTATTCTAAGTGTATTTCAGCTTACTGAAGTTTCCTCATCAATATCCGGTTTCTTCTCAACATTTCCGTGGTGGCTCTATTTTGTGCTAGCTGGAATTATTTTCAGCGGGTACAAAACAATGCAGCTTACGGCAGAAGAGAGAAAAGTAGACCAGATCCATATTGAAGAAGAAGGACGAGTGTATGTTGAACGAATGGAAAAAGAACGTGAACGCAGAAAGCAAAGAGTTACCGAACATTAA
- a CDS encoding MDR family MFS transporter, which yields MKIKEWDRNLKIRLFGEGMMNVLFWMFFPFMAIYFSESFGKGIAGLLLVLSQVIAVIANLIGGYCADQFGRKRIMFLSALGQGITFVVFALANSPWLMSPTLTFISFSILGIFGSLYWPASHAMVADVVEEQDRNTVFAVFYTALNISVVVGPILGGIFFFEHRFELLLIAAVVSFGVSMLIAVFIRETVPEKMEKKLVTEPSTKWKAFISDQLKDYRVIVEDKVFLLFILAGILVAQTFMQLDLLIAVYLSESVPEQQVVNLFNLNVTADGNRIFSWLISENGLLVALLTVYMTAKMSRFNERNVFVASCLIYAASMVMFGNTDHVWLLAFAMFVFTMGELMVVGIQEGFVSRLAPPHMRGQYFAAGSLRFTLGKDACPCCYPSNSCCWLSDDVLSY from the coding sequence TTGAAAATAAAAGAATGGGATCGTAATTTAAAGATCCGTTTATTTGGTGAAGGGATGATGAACGTTCTATTCTGGATGTTCTTTCCATTCATGGCAATCTATTTTTCGGAATCATTTGGAAAGGGGATTGCCGGTCTTCTCCTTGTTCTATCACAGGTAATTGCCGTCATAGCAAACCTTATTGGTGGTTATTGCGCGGATCAGTTTGGACGAAAACGCATAATGTTCCTCTCTGCCCTGGGGCAGGGAATCACGTTTGTTGTTTTTGCTCTTGCGAATTCACCATGGCTCATGTCTCCAACTCTGACATTCATCAGTTTTTCAATACTCGGTATTTTCGGCTCGTTATACTGGCCTGCTAGCCATGCAATGGTCGCAGACGTCGTAGAAGAACAAGATCGAAATACCGTCTTTGCTGTATTCTATACAGCACTTAATATTTCTGTTGTAGTCGGACCGATCCTTGGTGGAATTTTTTTCTTTGAACATCGATTTGAACTGCTCCTTATTGCAGCAGTTGTTAGCTTTGGGGTATCCATGCTTATTGCTGTCTTTATACGAGAAACAGTGCCTGAAAAGATGGAAAAGAAGCTGGTTACAGAACCTTCTACAAAATGGAAAGCTTTTATAAGCGACCAGCTTAAGGATTATAGAGTAATTGTAGAGGACAAAGTGTTCCTATTGTTTATTCTTGCAGGCATACTTGTAGCTCAAACCTTCATGCAACTCGATTTGCTTATTGCTGTCTATTTAAGTGAATCAGTACCCGAACAGCAAGTTGTAAACCTTTTTAACTTAAATGTTACTGCAGATGGTAATCGTATTTTCAGCTGGCTTATATCAGAAAATGGTCTTCTTGTTGCTTTATTAACTGTTTATATGACGGCTAAGATGAGCAGGTTCAATGAACGAAATGTATTTGTCGCATCGTGTTTGATCTATGCCGCAAGTATGGTGATGTTTGGTAACACTGATCACGTATGGTTGCTTGCGTTTGCGATGTTTGTTTTCACAATGGGAGAACTAATGGTGGTCGGTATTCAGGAAGGTTTTGTTTCACGTCTTGCTCCTCCACACATGCGAGGTCAATACTTTGCTGCTGGAAGTCTCCGTTTTACACTAGGAAAGGACGCTTGCCCCTGCTGCTATCCCTCTAACAGCTGTTGTTGGCTTTCAGATGACGTTCTATCTTATTAG
- the yhaM gene encoding 3'-5' exoribonuclease YhaM, which translates to MKEFKGIGHYRVGDQVDHYLLIKSSVKGVASNGKPFLTLILQDKSGDIEAKLWDASPDDEESFDAQQIIKVKGDVTSYRGRNQLRIKSLRLATEMDQVKVSDFVESAPLEVNEIMEKITQYVFEMRNPNIQRITRHLVKKHQNDFLTFPAATKNHHEFVSGLSYHVVSMLDIAKSLSALYPSLDTDLLYGGIILHDLGKVVELSGSIAASYTNEGKLLGHISIMVNEIGQAAKELEIEGEEVMLLQHLILSHHGKAEWGSPKPPMIREAEILHMIDNIDAKMNMLDRALDKVEPGEFTDRVFALDNRTFYKPQIPIVKSEQMKR; encoded by the coding sequence ATGAAGGAATTTAAAGGGATTGGCCATTATCGTGTAGGTGATCAGGTTGATCACTATTTATTAATAAAATCATCAGTGAAAGGCGTTGCGAGCAACGGAAAGCCTTTTCTAACCTTGATACTTCAAGATAAATCAGGTGATATTGAAGCAAAGCTATGGGACGCTTCTCCTGATGATGAAGAGAGTTTTGATGCACAGCAAATTATTAAAGTAAAAGGTGACGTTACAAGTTATCGAGGACGAAACCAGTTGAGAATCAAATCGCTTCGTTTAGCTACTGAAATGGATCAGGTGAAAGTTAGTGATTTTGTTGAGTCAGCTCCGCTTGAAGTGAATGAGATCATGGAGAAGATTACACAATATGTGTTTGAAATGCGTAACCCAAACATACAGCGTATCACTCGCCACCTTGTAAAGAAGCATCAAAACGATTTTCTAACGTTCCCTGCTGCAACGAAAAACCATCATGAGTTTGTTTCGGGATTATCCTATCATGTTGTATCCATGCTTGATATTGCGAAATCTTTATCGGCTCTTTACCCATCACTTGATACGGATCTATTATATGGTGGAATTATTCTCCATGATCTTGGGAAAGTGGTAGAGCTTTCAGGATCAATAGCTGCAAGCTATACGAACGAAGGAAAACTTCTTGGCCATATATCCATTATGGTGAACGAAATCGGACAGGCTGCAAAGGAACTTGAAATTGAAGGAGAAGAAGTGATGCTTCTTCAACACTTGATTTTAAGCCATCATGGGAAAGCTGAGTGGGGCAGTCCTAAGCCACCGATGATTCGAGAGGCAGAAATTCTTCATATGATTGATAATATTGATGCGAAAATGAATATGCTTGATCGAGCTCTGGATAAAGTTGAGCCTGGTGAATTCACTGATCGAGTTTTTGCTTTAGACAATCGTACTTTCTATAAGCCACAAATTCCAATTGTAAAAAGCGAACAGATGAAGAGATAA
- a CDS encoding sensor histidine kinase, producing MIRLNLTKRIWLSFMILVLLVGVVIAVIYPLSIKGTLTEETYQIIESEQQRYTFPDQDGPLPPETDQDFIERRDAERSVGHTLITRLYRGPLQGDPIPDEVIIEMRKNALDQEEDKARYELTYNNQASLFYVISKVEVNGQEAYFISYMWDTYRNQMIDRLWWRLIIILLFAMLLSLLPAAWIARYLRRPLTVLGERFEQIANRNWKEPFRWEGDEEFQKLSNQFESMRQNLMRYDKAQKTFIQHASHELKTPIMVIKSYAQSIKDGVMPDSLDNTMTIILNESDRMDQRVKAMLTYIKLDSIDEPEGNRETFRFGVLAEEISERFMYQRDDVSFTISGEQLQLTADHEQMLTAMDNLVQNALRYAKSKIEMSAIQEENHVRIAVYNDGEPISFQTVDKERLFEPFQKGDKGQFGIGLAIVKKIAERHEGSAEVINLENGVTFSLLIPNKISK from the coding sequence ATGATTCGCCTCAATTTAACTAAACGCATCTGGCTTTCCTTCATGATCCTTGTCTTACTTGTTGGCGTCGTCATTGCGGTTATATATCCTCTGTCGATTAAAGGAACGTTAACAGAAGAAACATACCAGATCATTGAAAGTGAGCAGCAACGTTATACGTTCCCGGATCAAGATGGTCCATTACCTCCAGAAACTGATCAGGATTTTATTGAGCGAAGAGACGCAGAACGTTCGGTTGGTCACACTTTAATTACAAGACTTTATCGAGGACCATTGCAGGGGGATCCTATTCCGGATGAGGTTATTATCGAAATGCGCAAGAATGCGCTCGATCAGGAAGAAGATAAGGCCCGATATGAATTAACTTATAATAACCAGGCCTCCCTTTTTTATGTTATTTCAAAGGTTGAGGTAAATGGTCAAGAAGCTTACTTTATCTCATATATGTGGGATACGTATCGCAATCAGATGATCGATCGCTTATGGTGGAGATTAATCATTATTCTCCTTTTCGCTATGCTGCTTAGTCTATTACCTGCAGCATGGATTGCAAGATATTTGCGGAGACCGTTAACTGTGCTTGGGGAGCGATTCGAACAAATAGCCAATCGAAATTGGAAAGAGCCTTTCCGGTGGGAAGGTGATGAAGAATTTCAGAAGCTCTCCAATCAATTTGAGTCGATGAGACAAAATTTAATGCGATATGATAAAGCGCAGAAAACGTTTATTCAACATGCGTCACATGAATTGAAGACACCGATTATGGTGATCAAAAGCTATGCTCAATCCATTAAAGATGGCGTGATGCCTGATTCGCTTGATAATACGATGACGATTATTTTAAATGAATCAGACCGGATGGACCAGCGGGTCAAAGCTATGCTTACGTATATTAAGCTTGACTCTATTGATGAGCCTGAGGGTAATCGAGAAACATTTCGATTTGGTGTGCTTGCTGAAGAGATTAGTGAACGATTCATGTATCAGAGAGATGATGTATCCTTTACGATTTCAGGTGAACAGCTACAGCTTACAGCTGATCATGAACAAATGCTTACAGCAATGGACAACCTTGTTCAGAATGCGCTACGGTACGCGAAAAGTAAAATTGAGATGAGCGCAATTCAAGAAGAAAATCACGTGAGAATTGCCGTTTATAACGATGGGGAACCGATCTCATTTCAAACAGTGGACAAGGAGCGTTTGTTTGAACCTTTTCAGAAAGGTGATAAAGGTCAGTTTGGAATCGGTCTAGCGATTGTGAAGAAAATTGCCGAGCGCCATGAAGGTTCAGCAGAAGTGATTAATTTAGAAAATGGTGTGACGTTTTCACTCCTGATTCCAAATAAAATAAGCAAATAA
- a CDS encoding response regulator transcription factor, protein MEENYKVHLVEDEENLVQILRTYMEKEGFQVKTFTSGEEAMESIHESCHLWILDIMLPGIDGYELLKKIKAEEDVPVIFISARDEDLDRIVGLELGSDDYIAKPFMPRELIIRAKKLLKRVYQQSSSQKKFEIVEYEIDPIGRKVLDRGEQIELTTKEMDLILYLVEHVNQTLTREQILTHVWGDDYVGSDRAVDDVIRRVRKKMPRMNLETSYGLGYRLIT, encoded by the coding sequence ATGGAAGAAAACTATAAAGTGCATCTGGTGGAAGATGAGGAAAACCTGGTGCAAATTCTTAGAACGTATATGGAAAAAGAAGGGTTTCAAGTAAAAACGTTTACTAGTGGTGAGGAAGCGATGGAAAGTATTCATGAGTCCTGTCATCTCTGGATTCTTGATATTATGTTGCCTGGAATAGATGGGTATGAGCTATTGAAGAAAATTAAAGCCGAGGAAGATGTGCCTGTTATCTTTATATCCGCAAGAGATGAAGATCTTGATCGCATCGTTGGTCTTGAATTAGGTAGCGACGATTACATTGCTAAACCGTTTATGCCAAGAGAATTGATTATTAGAGCTAAAAAGCTGTTGAAGAGAGTCTATCAGCAGTCCTCTTCTCAGAAAAAGTTTGAAATCGTTGAGTATGAAATTGATCCTATCGGCCGAAAAGTTCTCGACCGTGGGGAACAAATTGAATTAACCACAAAAGAAATGGATTTAATTCTATATCTTGTGGAGCATGTAAATCAGACGTTAACACGTGAACAAATACTGACCCATGTCTGGGGAGATGATTATGTTGGGTCGGATCGAGCGGTTGACGATGTTATTAGAAGGGTTCGTAAGAAGATGCCTCGCATGAATCTAGAAACCTCTTACGGTCTTGGTTACCGGTTGATTACATGA
- a CDS encoding ATP-binding protein has product MKLIGLHIYGFGKFEDYQLTNISSRLQLIFGENEAGKSTLLAFIDCILFGFPNRNEDPHAVHGRYGGKISIEYDGDELLIERTKGKASGDVTVHYSNGTTGNEEDLKRLLKGMNRTSFRQIYFCDLTTLNDYKHYDENSWNQVLYEAGMTGGASLLSVEKSFEKRMGDLFKPGGRKPALNVEVEQWESLQKRTREWEKKNGEFNKLEKKLENLEEEITAKADRLEQLQGERRKLDREKTVHPLLKERRRLESQLQNLPESDPFPEGGLERMEKWKEQVVLQTGEAASIEKRQRRLKEEMDGYEINSEWKMFLHEVNSWKEQMTLYRARLEERKVLEREIAALKSKLTIELDELGYSEEQLSMLITTFAAREELKQIMEGRQRSDQQYEYLNEGFLSARDELVKEESEYERLKARLPSEAKSKHPEEESNKAPSGKNRKGQAMMALIALLLLIGIGFYENWILGFIVAAIVLVGAFFIDRIDGGTEQAVEDMELRRRLEQAKEQIERLNRNYLKAAEKVDHWEAERFRIEKAVSNWKSAYSFPESLPAHSMLDAFDRTASIKKVEYEIQHKNEQLEELDYSLKVVEDGIRKLCESTNIAYHNPEKAIQQLVQKTEDHRETSRIMEKLKDQFATLEEHAVDTREKLVACQEEVKQLLQAAETENEEAFLIKGHAHKEKMDLARQLVTIDSQLDQSDLATHRSSIEEIEEEQVATKREENSLMKVQQELYQQLAVEREQIRQLTEEGTYEDLLLQRKQKEDEMNDLAWKWSVVKVASDLLSKAKARYQEERLPAVLKKAEHYFSLLTEGRYTAIFPPSNDSGFRVMHEEGRAYRPSELSRGTREQLYLCIRLALASISSVSLPIFLDDIFVNFDAKRAARAKEFIIEFSKDHQVILLTCHKETIVGLGENVHILERTGSSKKVQ; this is encoded by the coding sequence ATGAAGCTAATTGGCTTACACATTTATGGCTTTGGGAAATTTGAAGATTACCAATTAACGAATATTTCCTCTCGTCTTCAACTCATTTTTGGTGAGAATGAAGCTGGTAAATCAACACTTCTTGCTTTCATCGACTGTATTCTGTTTGGGTTTCCGAATCGAAATGAAGATCCTCACGCGGTTCATGGCCGTTATGGAGGTAAGATCTCGATTGAATACGATGGTGATGAGCTACTCATTGAACGTACGAAAGGAAAGGCATCAGGTGATGTCACTGTTCATTATTCGAATGGTACAACAGGAAACGAGGAAGATCTAAAGCGCCTTTTAAAAGGAATGAATCGAACGAGCTTCAGGCAAATTTATTTTTGTGACCTGACTACACTGAATGATTACAAACATTATGATGAGAATAGCTGGAATCAGGTTCTTTACGAAGCGGGTATGACTGGAGGAGCATCCCTTTTATCTGTAGAAAAGAGCTTTGAGAAACGTATGGGAGATCTGTTCAAGCCCGGAGGAAGAAAGCCTGCTTTGAACGTTGAGGTAGAACAGTGGGAATCTCTTCAAAAAAGAACCCGTGAGTGGGAGAAGAAAAATGGAGAGTTTAATAAACTCGAAAAAAAGCTAGAGAATTTAGAGGAAGAAATCACAGCGAAAGCGGATCGTCTCGAACAATTGCAGGGTGAACGACGTAAGCTCGATCGAGAGAAGACAGTTCACCCACTATTAAAAGAAAGGCGTAGGCTTGAAAGCCAGCTTCAAAATCTTCCTGAATCAGATCCCTTTCCTGAAGGCGGTCTTGAGAGAATGGAAAAATGGAAAGAACAGGTAGTCCTTCAAACCGGAGAAGCAGCGAGTATTGAAAAAAGGCAGCGTAGACTGAAGGAAGAAATGGATGGATATGAAATCAATTCAGAATGGAAAATGTTTCTTCACGAAGTAAACAGCTGGAAAGAGCAAATGACCTTGTATCGGGCGAGACTGGAAGAGCGTAAAGTTCTTGAACGGGAAATCGCTGCTCTTAAGTCAAAGCTTACGATCGAGCTAGACGAGCTTGGATATTCAGAAGAACAGCTGTCGATGCTGATTACAACCTTTGCTGCAAGAGAAGAACTGAAGCAAATCATGGAAGGCAGGCAACGATCAGATCAGCAATACGAGTATTTGAATGAAGGTTTCTTATCAGCTCGGGATGAATTAGTAAAAGAAGAGAGTGAATATGAGCGTTTGAAAGCAAGGCTTCCGTCAGAGGCCAAGTCAAAACATCCTGAGGAAGAAAGCAACAAAGCCCCTTCAGGAAAGAACAGGAAAGGACAGGCGATGATGGCGCTTATCGCTTTGCTTCTTTTAATAGGAATTGGATTCTATGAGAATTGGATACTTGGTTTTATAGTAGCAGCTATTGTCCTTGTAGGAGCGTTCTTCATCGATCGAATTGACGGGGGAACAGAGCAGGCTGTAGAAGACATGGAGCTAAGAAGGAGATTAGAGCAAGCAAAAGAGCAGATTGAACGATTGAACCGAAACTATTTAAAAGCTGCTGAGAAAGTGGATCACTGGGAAGCAGAACGGTTTCGAATAGAGAAGGCAGTAAGCAACTGGAAGTCGGCTTATTCGTTCCCTGAGAGCCTTCCAGCCCACTCTATGCTTGATGCTTTTGATCGAACAGCTTCTATCAAAAAGGTAGAGTATGAAATCCAACATAAGAATGAGCAACTAGAGGAGCTTGACTACAGTTTAAAGGTAGTTGAAGATGGAATTAGGAAACTATGTGAATCGACCAATATTGCTTATCATAATCCTGAGAAAGCGATTCAACAATTGGTTCAGAAGACGGAAGATCACAGAGAAACGAGTCGCATTATGGAAAAGCTAAAGGATCAATTTGCTACCCTCGAGGAGCATGCAGTTGATACGCGCGAAAAGCTTGTTGCGTGTCAAGAAGAGGTCAAGCAGTTACTGCAGGCAGCAGAGACTGAAAATGAAGAAGCATTTTTAATTAAAGGTCATGCTCATAAAGAAAAAATGGATCTCGCGCGCCAGCTTGTAACGATAGATTCGCAGCTCGATCAATCGGATTTAGCCACTCATCGTTCTTCTATAGAAGAAATCGAGGAAGAGCAAGTCGCCACTAAACGTGAAGAAAATTCATTAATGAAGGTGCAGCAGGAGCTTTACCAGCAATTGGCTGTAGAGCGGGAACAAATTCGCCAGCTAACAGAAGAAGGGACGTACGAAGACCTATTGCTACAGCGAAAGCAAAAGGAAGATGAAATGAATGATCTAGCCTGGAAATGGTCAGTAGTAAAGGTAGCATCTGACCTTCTATCAAAAGCAAAGGCGAGGTATCAGGAAGAACGCCTTCCAGCTGTTTTGAAAAAAGCTGAACATTATTTTAGCTTGCTAACAGAAGGCCGCTATACAGCTATTTTCCCACCTTCAAATGATTCCGGATTTCGCGTTATGCATGAAGAAGGACGTGCATACAGGCCATCAGAACTTAGCAGGGGGACTAGAGAACAACTATACCTATGCATCCGCCTCGCATTAGCATCGATTTCATCAGTTTCACTCCCTATTTTTCTTGATGATATTTTTGTGAACTTTGATGCAAAAAGGGCTGCGAGGGCGAAAGAGTTTATTATCGAATTTTCTAAAGATCATCAGGTGATTTTATTAACCTGCCATAAGGAGACCATAGTCGGTCTTGGGGAAAATGTGCATATTCTCGAGCGGACAGGTTCTTCAAAGAAGGTACAATAA